CGGGTCACTAATTCTCCGTTTGGCCCCCAGATCTCTCCCCCATTGACCGTCACAAGGTAAGAAGACAGTTCCAGTGATAACACATAGTCCCTGGCCGTTTTAAGACTTCGCCCAGTACTGAGGACGACATGGACACCCCTTTTTTCCGCTTCTTTTATCGCCTGTCTATTTTCTTCAGAGACCTCGTGTCGCTCATTGAGGAGTGTACCATCCATGTCCAATGCAATTAGTTTGATATCTGGCTTTTGGTAATTCAAATCCATCCTCCTATCATCTTACAAGTCATGATTGATGCTATCAATTGCTTGTTTTACTGTAGCAAATGTTTTAATACTTGAAAAATCAACTCCACCCTCCACTGCAGCCTGAGCAAGTTCCGGCCTCATTCCAGTTGCTATTGAGTTTACTCCCAGCAGCCTTAAAACATTATGGATGTCAAAAATGTGTTTAGCTATGGTTGCATCTATCATAACAATTCCTGAAAAATCAATGATTAAACACTGTATTTTTTGGCTAGATACCAGGGGAATAGCCCTCTCTAGTATCAATCTGGCTCGATCATGATCCATTTTCCCTACTAAAGGCAGCACTGCAACATTTTCTTGGACTGGAACAACTGGGGTCGATAAAATATCTCTTTCATCCTGGACTTCCTTGATCTGATTCGAAGTCTGCCTTTCAAACGCAAATACAGTTTCATTAATGCTAATATCAAGCATATTGTTCACTCTTTTATTGATCCAGATTAAATCATCGGTATTGACTCCATGCCTCAAACTAAGCTCAGCCATTTTATCGATAAAGACCATCCTTGTGGGAGGATATCTAAAGAGAATGTCAGAAACCCTGCCGCCTTTGGCTGCTTCGCGTTCCCCGTTTTGCTTGCTCCATTCAAGAAGCCCCTTGGAGGTTGTCTCATCTTTGTTTCTAATTGATTCACCAAGAAAAATAAAATATTCCGTATAGACAATAATTGCCTGCTCAATTTCCTGTTTTGGAATCTCCACCCCAATAAGATCAACTATGGAATCTACCATTTCCGTTGCGATTGTTTGGGCATTTTGTTGTAATTCATCTGCAACCGCATATGTTGGATTCACAAAGGTCACTTCCCTTTTCTTCATAATTGTCAAAAATATATACACATTAACAATAGGATACACCCTAAGTCATAAATAATCTCTTTTCGAACTGCTAAATCCAGCGAATACATAAAAATAATCGGGATGACCCAGTTAATTAGACCCGTCTATTTTAAGTGAACTATGAATCATATCATAAAAGAGTTGTTCAATATTCTTTTGAAATTCTAGTCAATTGAAAGAATTCTCTTTCAGGCTTCATCCATTTCGTCCCTCTTTCTGAGACCAAATAAATCCCCTTTTCAAGATCATAATAGACAGTAATCTTAAATGTTCGGAAGTCGATGACACTCTTCTCATTATAGTAAATCTGTTGATTTTCAGCTTCTGGGGCTGAATTGATTAATTCAATTATTCGTTTGATTACCTGCTGATCTGTCAAGGAAAAACAATCATCGGTTTTATCTGGCTGTTCATTTACACACACTTCAGTGACATCCGTTTCAATCCAATTGATTGATTTTAAGGGTTTTCGCTTCTCAAAAATGACTTCTGTCTGGTCTGAGGCCTTAAAATACCCTCCACTTATGGATAATACCCAGCTTGTCCCTTTCTGTTCCCAGTTTGAAATGAAGCCGGCTCCATCTTCATCAGAATTTTGCGAGGCCTGCATCATGACTTCACTCCAGCCCTTTTTTGGTAGTTCGTTCTCGTAAAAATGCATGATATCAGCCCAATGATCACCTTTTATTTTATACACTGGACTCTCAGGCTTCAGTCCAGAATATAGCGGAATATCCTCTGTTTGTTCAGGAATCAGCTCAAGACCCTTATATTTTTCTTGCTGTTTCTGTTGAAGATAACCAATTAAAAAGACAATCAATACTATGCATAATATTAACCATGCCCACTTCCCCAACTTCAAGATCATCCCTCTTTGCTTTTTTACTTTATAATAATTCAAATAATGGTAGAATTGAATACTCATCAATAGTTTTTATCATTCTTCAATTGAAAGTCTGGAGGCAGAATCATGGCAAACAGTAAAGATGGCAAAAATCGAAATCATATCAAAACTGGTTTGAAAGTAAATATTGTCCTTAAGTCCGATCAGAAAACCGGAAGACTTACTCAGGGAATCGTTAAAGATATTTTGACCAATTCACCCTCACATCCACACGGCATTAAGGTTAGGCTGGAGGACGGTCAGGTTGGACGTGTAAAGGAAATCTTGGATTGATATAGGAACAACTGACGATCAAAAAGCATTAATGGGGTCGCCCCTTTAATGCTTAACTCTTTTTTTCTTTCACTTTCTGAACAATTAACTTCTTCAATCCAGGAGCCAGCTGGAACAGGATGGTTCCTACGAAAGCAATCACCAAAATGTAGATACTGGCAAAAACCTTCAACTCACCGGTCGCGAGCGCAGCGATGATAACGGAAAACTCTCCGCGCTGAGTCAGGGACAGGCCCGCTTTTAAGGAATAGCTTCTCGAGAGACCATACCATTGACCTCCAACATATCCCACAATCAGTTTATGAATTAAGGACCACAATACTAGCACAACCAATAAACCTAAATAAGGGATGTCACTTGTCAATTCAATGTGAAGACCAAAATTCAGGAAGAAGAATGGGAGGAAAATGTTCCTTACTGGCAAAGCAGCTCTTTCAACCTTTTCCTTAATGGTCAGCTCAGAAAGCATCATACCTGCCAGAAGCGCCCCTATTACCTCTGATAAACCAAGCATCATTGCAATGCCTCCATAGGTAAGCGCAATTCCAGTAATCAATACGATGAAAATATCATTATTGATAATCTCTTTAAGTCCTGATTCTAGTCTTTTAAAGACCACTTTTGCGAAGAACACTGCATTCCCTGCGAGAATGGCAATTTTTAAAAGGATGATCATAAAATCTGTAGCTGACAAACCCTTTCCAGATAGACCAATCAATACGGTAACAAGGATAGGTGCAATCAAATCTTCGAAAATCAGGATCAGCAGCATGAATTCGGATTCTTTGTTGTCGGTTCTATTCTTTTCCTCCAAAAGCTTTGCTGTGATCGAGGAGCTGGTTGCATAGACAATTCCTCCAACAATCAATGAAGATACCCAATCCAGACCGAACAGGAGGGATATTACCGCAGTTACAAATATCCCCAGGACAGCATCCAGCAGGCCGCCTTTCCACACCTTGGCACTGTTTGAAATTAACCTGTTAACCGGGAATTTCAAACCAAGAATAAAGAACAGCAGGACTAAACCGATCTCTCCTGCCATTTCAATTACCTTGGATTCCTTAATAAAGATGGATAAAAGAAGTCCAAGCAAAATATATAATAATATATCAGGGATTTTAATTAATTTGATGCCTATCATACCAATCAAAAAAAGCATCAGTAAAAAAAGTCCAACGACTAGGGTCAGATTCAAACTGCAACAACACCTTTTCAATTTTTATGAAATTAACTACCCTATTTACTACCCAATTCCCTTCATTCCAACACTGGAAAATAAAATCATCAAAACTCTATAATTCAGTATCGTTAAAAAATTGTGATAAAATAAACTATATAATATATATCGAAGGATTTATTAAGGGGGAAGGTATGAACAGCATGTCAGAAAAAGCCCTTGTTCAACAACAACATAAGGGCATTACGAAAACCAAACTCGCCAAAAGAATATTTTTCATAATATTAGGTGCTGTTCTCATGGGTGTTGGAATCGAGGAATTCCTTGTCCCGAACCGAATTCTTGATGGCGGTATTGTCGGTATCTCAATCATCCTCTCACATTTGACAGGCTGGCGCCTCGGCCTCTTTATTTTTGTTTTGAACATCCCTTTCTTTTTCATCGGTTATAAACAAATTGGTAAAACATTCGCATTATCCACTCTCTTGGGTATCACTGTTTTGTCATTGACAACCAGTTTCCTCCATGATTGGCCAGTTTTCACAGAGGATTTGCTTTTGGCAACCGTATTTGGCGGAATCGTTCTTGGTGCAGGTGTTGGAATAGTCATCCGGTACGGAGGATCCTTGGACGGAACAGAAATACTCGCTATCCTGGCGAATAGAAGGCTGCCTTTTTCTGTCGGGGAAGTGATCATGTTCTTCAATATCTTCATCTTTGGTACAGCAGGATTTGTCTTTGGCTGGGATCGTGCCATGTATTCCATTTTGGCCTATTTCATCGCCTTCAAAACCATCGATATAGTCATCGCTGGACTTGATGAATCTAAAGCCGCGTGGATCATTAGCGACCAGCACAAGCAAATAGGAGAAGCTATACTTGCTCGTCTCGGGCGCGGTGTCACGTATTTAACAGGAGAAGGGGCATATACAGGAGATGACAAAAAAGTGATTTTTTGTGTTATCACGCGTCTTGAGGAAGCTAAATTGAAGTCCATTGTCGAGGAATTGGATGAATCAGCCTTCCTTGCAGTCGGAAATATTGCAGAAGTACGTGGTGGCAGATTCAAGAAACGAAATATACATTAATTACATGCTAAAGACAAAAAGCTCAGATCCTGAGCTTTTTGTCTTGTTACATGTTTATTGATTAACTAAAAAACGATTCATAATTGTTTTCACCAATTGTTCATTTTTGTGCTAATAAAGCGTACACATTTGTATCATAGGAAAGGCCATTTTGGATCATATAGTCCCTAAGAATACCCTCCTTGCGGAATCCAAGCTTGAGAAGCAATTCATTGGAAGACTTATTTTCAAGAAATACTACCGCGCCAATCCTTCTTAGCTCCATTTCTTCAAATCCATGTTCCACAACCTTCAGGATTGCTTCTTTTGCCAAGCCTTTTCCCCAGTAACCTTGGTTAAGCTCATAACCTATTTCTGCTCTCCGATTTTTTGGTGAAATGGCATGAAATCCAACCGTACCAATTAGACTATTATTATTCTTTAGTTGGATGCCCCATCGAATAGCTTTTCCTTCCTTTAACCCTATATGGAAAGAATGAATTAGTCCTCTCGCTTCTTCAATATCATCCATCCGTTCGGAACCATAATATTTCATGACTTCTGGATTGGAAAAATTGATAAATAAATTTTGTGCATCCTCCGCTTTTATCTCCCTTAGAAGGAGCCGTTCAGTTTCTAATATAGGAAATTCCATATGTCCCCCAATTTAAAAGATATATCTTCTAATTCTCCACTGTGGACATAAATCCCTTCAAGAAAGCCGCCCATTTTCAGGCGGTTTTTGCTAATCTTCGGCAGGTGCTGCATCAACAGCAATCTGATAAGCATCAAGCAATTGTGACTTTTCTTTTTCACTTTCCAAACCAACAAGGAATTGGTCATTGCCCTGCTCTTCCACCTTCATTAAGACTGTTCCATCTTCATTCCTAAGCATTGCATAGGACTCTCCATTCATTTCAAATAATGCTTCTACTTCAAATTGTTTTACAATCCCCATATCATCGGTTACTGTCACTAAGTCCCTGACTGAGTCATCCCTCAAAGCTCCTCACCTCCAGCATAGAGTCACATTATTTTCCCCTACCTTGGACTTAATATGATTAGACGCAAAAGAGAATTCATATCAAAATACTTAATGAATTTTAAATAAACTTTTAAATTCAATTCTTTATTTTCATCTATATAATATTTTTTACACACTGTTTTTTGGAGGCGTTGCCATTGAAGTCAGCAGGAATCATCATAGGCTCAATTATAGTTTCATTTGCATTTAACCTTTTCTTAATTCCTCACGGTATAATGAGCAGCGGCATTAGCGGACTATCCATCATTTTATCTATGCTAACTTCCATCAATACAGGGATTTTCAATTTTCTTTTGAACTTTCCTCTATTGATTTTAGGTTACATGAAATTGGGAAGAAAATTTATCTTTTATACAATCCTGTCTGTTATTACAATATCTATTGCACTTTATGCCATCCCGGTAATAAAGCTAGCAGAAGATTCAATACTTTCTTCTATATTTGGCGGTGCAATTGTCGGACTCGGGATTGGAATCATCTTCCGTTCATCAGGTTCATCAGGTGGATTCGATATAATCGGGATGCTTCTGGCAAGACGAAAAGATTTCCCTATGGGCACTCTATTATTCGCCATGAATTCTATCGTGATCTTGTTGTCGGGCTTTTTGTTCAGCTGGGATGCAGCATTAAATACGCTTGTTTCCATTTTCGTACTTGGAAAAGTGATTGATAAGGTCCATACACATCATGTCAAGCTTACTTTGATGATCATTACCAGAAAAGGAGAAGAGGTGAAGCAACACCTACTAGGAAATGTCTATCGTGGTGTAACGGTGATGGATTCTGTTGGAGGGTACTCAAACGAGAAAAGCAACGTCATCATTACTGTCATTTCACGTTACGAGCTCACAGAGGTCAAAACACTAATTGAAGAAATCGATCCTGATGCTTTCGTGAATATAACCGAAACACTGGAAGTAATGGGACTTTTCCATAAAAAACAGCATTAAAAGTATGCAAGAAGCCTGATATTCAGGTTCTTGCATGCTTTTTCAATTTTACAGGAAAAATCATCTTGAAATTCCACCTGATCCATCGTATAATAATTGAGTCGCTGTAATTAGATATTTTCATTCTAGTATGTCCCAGTAGCTCAGCAGGATAGAGCAACAGTTTCCTAAACTGTAGGTCGGGAGTTCGAATCTCTTCTGGGACGCTTAAACCCTTGATTTTATATCAAGGGTTTTTCTATTTAATAATCAAAATTTATTTTTCATTTCTTTTGTGGCCGAGCGTTACTGTAGCGGCAAAAATCTTATTTTCTTCGTTCCGTTTATAAATGATGTTGAATCCACCTTTTTCTTCAAATGGATAACTTTTGCTAAATGTCTCACTCACCATGTTATAAACATTTCTCCATTTACTTCAACGACATCTTTTGTAATCGTATCATCTGGCATGTGCCCCAGTAGGATTTGTTCTGCCTCTGCAGGAGTTTTCACTGGTTCTTCCAAATAGAAGACTGGTTTAATGCATTTATCAATACTATTCTGACAGACTAATTTTACCCTTCCTCATCTTCAAATACTGGATAAGGAGTCGTTATTGTTTCAAACCAGTCAATGAAACGGAAATGGAATAGTATGATCCATTGAAGTGATAGGATGAGGAAGAAATCTGGCAAAGAAGTTATGAAAGACGTCAAACCTTGCCCGATACCTGTCACTGTGTTTTTTTTGCGGTAATCAAAGATTCCCTTTGCGATTCCGAGTGGAATGGCCAAAGCAAATGCCGTGATGATGATGGGAATACTCTTGTAAACATAGGTTCCTACTACAGCTTCAAAAGGCTCACCATTTGTAGTAATCCCTAATGATCCCTCCGAAGTAGCCAATAGGATCAAGTCCTGCATTTTCATGACAATCTCTTCTGGTGGATAAAGGGCATATAGTTTACCCACGAAATCAGCCAAATTCCCTGAGCCAAAATAAAAGCTAATGATCATAAAAAGCGTTAATAGATAAATGATGGTCAGCAAATCTCGTCCGATATCTGCCCTTTTCAACTTCTTCGCCTCCCTTATATTCCATATTTCAGATTATGAAGAAACCTCAGGTAGAATGTATGTATTTTTGTAAATATATGACTTTTGGATTAAGACAATATGAATATTTGAAATGCAGTTATTAATGATGTGAACGAGCTTTATGGGTGGAATTTGGAGAATTTCTTTAAAAGCAATTATTATGGGATAGGAAATGGGAACTAATGCCGCTTTTAATACGTCTATATTAATGATGGAAGGAAACGTAACGATTGGTCTGGGGTTAAAATATATTGTTTGTGGTATTTATACACCATAAGCAATTTAGCAGAAGGGGAAAGTGATATGAAAAATAAAAAGAGAGAATTGCCCTATTTATTATTTTTACTGGTTATGCCAATTTTAGGTTTGATTTATAAAATTTTAAATAATAATCCCAGAGAGGCAGTAATCCTTTCTACTGAAGTGGACGGTATGATTCCTTTCCTTCCAGTCTTTATCATTCCATATATTATTTGGTACGCTTTTATTTTCGGCTACCTGGTTTATTTTTGGTATAAGGATACCCGAGTTTATATGAAGACGTTGACGTTAATTGTTGTAGGAGAATTAATCTGTTTCCTTATTTATTTCTTCTTCCAAACAACCGTACCTCGTCCAAAACTTGTCGGAGATGGAATCTTTTTAGACCTTGTAGCAATGATATATAGCCATGACCAACCATACAACGCTTTTCCAAGCATTCATGTATTGACCACGTTCGCAATCATTCTGGGGAGTATCAATATCCGTAATAAGCACTTGTTTCATTCGATCTTCGTACCCGTGATGGGATCATTGATCATCCTCTCCACCTTGTTTGTGAAACAACATTATATCCTAGATATGTTCGCATCTATGTTCTTAACCTCATTCATTTACGGAATAGTTTTTGAGTTATTTGAATTCAAAGTTTCCAAGAAGCAGGATACTGCTTATGTAAAAGATTGAATTATTTTTTTCAACAGAAAGAAAGAGCTGTGGCTGCAGCTCTTTTTTGTATCTTTAGTTATTTTTATTTGGCCATATTCGTAAACTTTTTTGTTTTTCAACCGAAAAAGTACGAAGTATTATCACTTTTTGTTATCATGTTCAACTTGCTTTATTCCACACCTTTTTCTGTAAAACAACAGAGATCACCCCGATAAGCATGACCACAATAAGGCTAATAAAGAAGCCCATTCGGATGCTCTTTTCCATGATCGTTCCGCTTACAGCCGCTAGAATAAGGGCAATTCCTATAAAAGAAATCAATTTACCCCATGCTTTCAATTCCAGCAATTTCAAAGCTGAAATGATAATAAAAGTCCAATTGAATAAAATCAGGATTCCAGCGGCTGTTGTGATATACTCATAAATTTTACCCGGCAGCAGCAAGGCTGTAATGATTGAAGCAATTAATCCGACAACTGCCAGTCCTAATGATGGAAGGGGCACTTGTTTCAACTTTTTAATTTTCTTGGAGAAGACCTTGGGAGCATCTCCATCATCAGCCAGGGTTACGAGCAAGGTGGTGACCCCAAACAACGATGCTGTCATAGTCGAGAAACCCGCGACAATGATTGCTGCGTTGAAAACATGAGGAAAAAAAGCTAAGTTATAAGATTCCAACGCTGTGACGAAAGGACTTTCTTTATGGTTAAAAGCACCGTGAGCTGCCATGACCACTGCGAGACCCAAAGCAAGTACATAGATGATGACTAGTAAGATCAGCATGATCACACCTGCTTTTGGTGCATCTTCTTTTTTCTTTAGACGTGTTGCCATCAGCCCGATTACTTCAATTCCTCCATAGGCATAAAAGGCATAAATCAGTGATGACCAAAAGCCTTTAATCCCCTCAGGAAACAGTTTTTTTGGACTATTTGGCAGTATCACTTGTTTTGTTTCCAAATTAAACAGTCCAAAAAGAGCCGCGGCAGCTATTAAAATGAACATGATGATTGCTGCTGTTTTAATGATGGCCAATAGATCTTCTACCTTGTCAAATCCCTTGTTACCGGTAAATACCACACCGATTGAAAGGATGGCATAGCCAGTAGCGAAAAGCCATAATGGGATACTAGGAAACCAGAACTGGGATAAAATTGATAGCGCAGTAAGCTGACTTCCCATAATCAAAATATTGGAGCTCCAATAATTCCAGCCGCAGCTGAATCCAGCCCACTGGCCATATGCTTTTTTTGCATAATAGCAAAATGAACCATCTTGCGGATCCTCAGCTGTCATTTTCGCTAATAAGTTATAAACGACGTATGTGCCAAAAGCTGCAAGCATGAATGATAGAACGATTGATGGGCCGGTGACTTTGATTCCAATAGCTGAACCTAGGAAGAAACCTGTCCCAATCGTACAACCAACACCAATCAGGGACAATTGCCACCATTTCAAATCTCCTTCAGTTGAACCGCCATTTCCGCATCCAGACTTTGATGATGGCAGAAAATAATCCATTGCTTTACCCCCTTCCTCAACAAATATTATCATTCGAGTATCAACCGTATTTTATGTAATTTTTAATCAAGCAAGAAAAAAGTCGAGTCCATAAAGGATCGACTTTTTCATTATTATTTTTTGTTTTTTTCTGATTCTGAATCTTTACTCAATCCAGTCATCGTTCGATACATCTGGGTATACATACTTCCTTGCACGATGTTTTCCAGAAAGAACTCACCGATTAGCTTTTTATACTCTTCGTCCTCGAACATTTTTTTATTTTGAAGCTCCATTTCTGCCAGCCCTTCATATGTTGAAATTAATGCATAAGTATGGTCTTCACCTGAAATTGGCGACAGGAGCTCCACCCTATGATCATATTGTTCGTTTCGGAAATTTTGGATTAATCGTAAGTTCTTGATTCCGTCTGGAAATTTATCTTGTTTCATCTCAAATGTTTGAATGACTATAACTGACATATCCTATCCCCCTGTGAAATAAGCGATAAGATTAGGCTTTTCTAAAGGTCAGCAATCTATACATTTTCAAATCCGCTGTCTCCGCCTCACCAATTTACTAGTCAACTTTAATCAAGCACGAGCATAACTGTAAAAACTATATTTGCTTTTCAAATAAAGTATTTCGATCATTATATTTGGTCATGAATTTTAATAAGATCAAATTCAAAATCAATATAATGAGACCTATTAATGAAAGAAAGAGGGGATTAATGATAAGAAAACCCGTTGCCTGGCCTATGAAAAGACCCATGATTGGAAGGATTATGATCCCCCCTAGCTGCTGCGCCTCCTGAAAACCTTTTGCCCTTGCAGAAACAAACACGTTCACAAGGATTGTGAATATTGTAATCATCGGTACAACCCAAAACATCAGTGTAAGCCAATTTGCATTCGGGAAAATAAAATAACCAAACATATTATAAGTCAAGCTTACAGTGATAACTCCAAACAGGAAGAAGCTTACCCAAGTGATAATAATAGAAGGAATGAATGCTGCGAGAACTTTCCCAATGAATAATTCCTTCACAGTAATAGGTGAAAACAATAGTGTTTCCATGGTCCGTTTTTCTTTTTCACCAACAAAGCTATGA
This portion of the Mesobacillus sp. S13 genome encodes:
- a CDS encoding STAS domain-containing protein produces the protein MNPTYAVADELQQNAQTIATEMVDSIVDLIGVEIPKQEIEQAIIVYTEYFIFLGESIRNKDETTSKGLLEWSKQNGEREAAKGGRVSDILFRYPPTRMVFIDKMAELSLRHGVNTDDLIWINKRVNNMLDISINETVFAFERQTSNQIKEVQDERDILSTPVVPVQENVAVLPLVGKMDHDRARLILERAIPLVSSQKIQCLIIDFSGIVMIDATIAKHIFDIHNVLRLLGVNSIATGMRPELAQAAVEGGVDFSSIKTFATVKQAIDSINHDL
- a CDS encoding YwbE family protein, whose translation is MANSKDGKNRNHIKTGLKVNIVLKSDQKTGRLTQGIVKDILTNSPSHPHGIKVRLEDGQVGRVKEILD
- a CDS encoding cation:proton antiporter, encoding MNLTLVVGLFLLMLFLIGMIGIKLIKIPDILLYILLGLLLSIFIKESKVIEMAGEIGLVLLFFILGLKFPVNRLISNSAKVWKGGLLDAVLGIFVTAVISLLFGLDWVSSLIVGGIVYATSSSITAKLLEEKNRTDNKESEFMLLILIFEDLIAPILVTVLIGLSGKGLSATDFMIILLKIAILAGNAVFFAKVVFKRLESGLKEIINNDIFIVLITGIALTYGGIAMMLGLSEVIGALLAGMMLSELTIKEKVERAALPVRNIFLPFFFLNFGLHIELTSDIPYLGLLVVLVLWSLIHKLIVGYVGGQWYGLSRSYSLKAGLSLTQRGEFSVIIAALATGELKVFASIYILVIAFVGTILFQLAPGLKKLIVQKVKEKKS
- a CDS encoding YitT family protein codes for the protein MSEKALVQQQHKGITKTKLAKRIFFIILGAVLMGVGIEEFLVPNRILDGGIVGISIILSHLTGWRLGLFIFVLNIPFFFIGYKQIGKTFALSTLLGITVLSLTTSFLHDWPVFTEDLLLATVFGGIVLGAGVGIVIRYGGSLDGTEILAILANRRLPFSVGEVIMFFNIFIFGTAGFVFGWDRAMYSILAYFIAFKTIDIVIAGLDESKAAWIISDQHKQIGEAILARLGRGVTYLTGEGAYTGDDKKVIFCVITRLEEAKLKSIVEELDESAFLAVGNIAEVRGGRFKKRNIH
- a CDS encoding GNAT family N-acetyltransferase → MEFPILETERLLLREIKAEDAQNLFINFSNPEVMKYYGSERMDDIEEARGLIHSFHIGLKEGKAIRWGIQLKNNNSLIGTVGFHAISPKNRRAEIGYELNQGYWGKGLAKEAILKVVEHGFEEMELRRIGAVVFLENKSSNELLLKLGFRKEGILRDYMIQNGLSYDTNVYALLAQK
- a CDS encoding DUF1292 domain-containing protein, coding for MRDDSVRDLVTVTDDMGIVKQFEVEALFEMNGESYAMLRNEDGTVLMKVEEQGNDQFLVGLESEKEKSQLLDAYQIAVDAAPAED
- a CDS encoding YitT family protein; translation: MKSAGIIIGSIIVSFAFNLFLIPHGIMSSGISGLSIILSMLTSINTGIFNFLLNFPLLILGYMKLGRKFIFYTILSVITISIALYAIPVIKLAEDSILSSIFGGAIVGLGIGIIFRSSGSSGGFDIIGMLLARRKDFPMGTLLFAMNSIVILLSGFLFSWDAALNTLVSIFVLGKVIDKVHTHHVKLTLMIITRKGEEVKQHLLGNVYRGVTVMDSVGGYSNEKSNVIITVISRYELTEVKTLIEEIDPDAFVNITETLEVMGLFHKKQH
- a CDS encoding phosphatase PAP2 family protein yields the protein MKNKKRELPYLLFLLVMPILGLIYKILNNNPREAVILSTEVDGMIPFLPVFIIPYIIWYAFIFGYLVYFWYKDTRVYMKTLTLIVVGELICFLIYFFFQTTVPRPKLVGDGIFLDLVAMIYSHDQPYNAFPSIHVLTTFAIILGSINIRNKHLFHSIFVPVMGSLIILSTLFVKQHYILDMFASMFLTSFIYGIVFELFEFKVSKKQDTAYVKD
- a CDS encoding amino acid permease, whose protein sequence is MDYFLPSSKSGCGNGGSTEGDLKWWQLSLIGVGCTIGTGFFLGSAIGIKVTGPSIVLSFMLAAFGTYVVYNLLAKMTAEDPQDGSFCYYAKKAYGQWAGFSCGWNYWSSNILIMGSQLTALSILSQFWFPSIPLWLFATGYAILSIGVVFTGNKGFDKVEDLLAIIKTAAIIMFILIAAAALFGLFNLETKQVILPNSPKKLFPEGIKGFWSSLIYAFYAYGGIEVIGLMATRLKKKEDAPKAGVIMLILLVIIYVLALGLAVVMAAHGAFNHKESPFVTALESYNLAFFPHVFNAAIIVAGFSTMTASLFGVTTLLVTLADDGDAPKVFSKKIKKLKQVPLPSLGLAVVGLIASIITALLLPGKIYEYITTAAGILILFNWTFIIISALKLLELKAWGKLISFIGIALILAAVSGTIMEKSIRMGFFISLIVVMLIGVISVVLQKKVWNKAS
- a CDS encoding ABC transporter permease subunit, translating into MNKKLIWLIAAKDIRGITSSVQVWLGLILLPLIFSVIFPLAFILLVKNVPITSPDFTELVENILQGLRGTESGELIAALPSMKHQIIFVIVNYLLGSIFLIIPTINAMMIALHSFVGEKEKRTMETLLFSPITVKELFIGKVLAAFIPSIIITWVSFFLFGVITVSLTYNMFGYFIFPNANWLTLMFWVVPMITIFTILVNVFVSARAKGFQEAQQLGGIIILPIMGLFIGQATGFLIINPLFLSLIGLIILILNLILLKFMTKYNDRNTLFEKQI